GTCCGGGACCGTGCCATCCATGAACGGGTCGTCGACGACATGGTCCGTTACTTCGCCTCGGAAGGGTTCGAAGTTGCGGGACTCGACTTCTCGCCGATCACCGGTGGGGATGGGAATATCGAGTTCTTATTGTTCGCCCGTTTCACCGGCGTCGGCAGTGTCGACCCAGCCATCGACGTGGACGCGGTCATCGACGCCGCCCACGCGCAATTGAAGAAGAACGCTTGAGCTGCAGACGTCTTGTCTGCAGTTTTTTTGTGTCCGCTCGCCGATCCAGGGAATTCATCCCGCGAAAGCTAGACCTTTTTTCGACAATACTTTAGAATGATACTGAGTATGCGAAACATAAAATGAGGTGTCAGCGAGTATGAACAAAGGACAGCGCTTGATTAAAATTCGAGAAATCGTGACCAATCGTGAAATCGAGACACAAGACGAGCTCGTCGATGAGCTCCACCGCTCCGGCTATCCGGTGACGCAAGCGACAGTTTCGCGGGATATCAAAGAACTTCATCTCGTGAAAGTGCCGCTCAACGACGGTCGCTATAAGTATAGTCTCCCGGCCGATCAACGCTTCAATCCGTACGGCAAGATGAAGCGGATCCTCGGTGACAGCTTCGTCTCGGTCGACTCGGCTCAAAACTTGGTCGTCATGAAAGTGTTGCCGGGCAATGCGGATGCGATCGGTGTCTTGATCGATCATTTGTCATGGGACGAGCTGATTGGAACGGTATGTGGAGACGACACGATTTTGATGATCGCCCGTGACGAAGACCAGGCGAAACGAATCATCGAACGACTACTCGGAATGTTATGAGGTGAATTATCGTATGTTAGCAGAACTATCGATCAAACAATTTGCGATCATCGATGAACTGAATATCACGTTCAAACGTGGGATGACCGTATTGACAGGGGAGACCGGGGCCGGGAAGTCAATCTTACTCGACGCCATCGGTTTGCTCGTCGGGGGACGCGGCTCGAGCGAGTTCGTCCGTTACGGTCAAGACAAGGCGGAGATCGAAGGGCTGTTCATCGTCGAACCGGACCACCCGATCCTCGAGGCGGCGACCCAATACGGGATCGAGATCGAAGAAGGGACCGTCATTTTACGCCGCGACTTACATAGCAGCGGAAAGAGCGTATGCCGGGTCAACGGCAAGATGATGCCGCTATCGACGCTACGCGAACTCGGCCGACTGCTCGTCGATATCCATGGCCAGCACGAGCATCAGCACTTGATGGATGCCGAGTACCATCTCGGTATTTTGGACAGCTTTGCTGAATCCGAGCTCGCCCCGCTCCTCGAGCGATATCGCGAGGCTTACGTCGATTGGAAAAACGTCGCCGATGAGTTGAAACGGTTGAGTCAAAGTGAACAAGAGTTGGCCCAACGCATGGACTTGCTCGCGTTCCAGACGAATGAGATCGAGGCGGCCGAGCTGAAAGTCGGTGAAGAACAGGCGCTCACGGAGGAACGGAACGAGCTCGCCAACTTCGAGCGGATTCATCAGCACGTCCGGTTATCGTATGAGGCGGTCGCGGATGAGGCGAAAGGGCTCGACCAGATCGGCATCGCCATGCGCGAGATGGAGGAAGCCTCCGCATTGTCGACATCGCTCGCGCCGATGGCCGAGACGATCTCGAACGCTTACTTCTTGCTCGAAGACGCGAAATTTCAGTTGCGTGACCAGCTCGACTCGCTCGAATTCGATCCGATCCGGCTCGATGAGATCGAGACGCGGCTCGCTTTGTTCCAACAGCTGAAGCGGAAATACGGTGCCACGATCGACGAGGTCATCACGTACGGCGAAAAAATTGCCGATGAGTTAAAATCGATGACGAATCGGGAAGAACATTTGCAAGAACTATCGGACCGGCTCGCCCAGCTCGAACAAAAAGTACGTACGTCCGGGCTGACGCTATCGGCGGCCCGTAAACAAGCGGCTACCGAGCTCGAGAAGGCGATTCAGCGTGAATTGAAAGAATTATATATGGAGAAGACCCAGTTCGAAGTTCGGTTCAAAGAAGGACTGTTCAAGGCGGACGGGCTCGATCAAGTCGAATTCTATATGATGACGAACGTCGGGGAGCCTTTCAAGCCGCTCGCCAAAGTGGCCTCCGGCGGAGAATTGTCCCGCGTCATGCTCGCCTTGAAGTCGATTTTCTCGCGAACGGTCGGCGTCGCGTCGATCATTTTCGATGAAGTGGACACGGGTGTCTCGGGGCGGGTCGCCCAAGCGATGGGTGAGAAGATCTTCCGTCTGTCGGTCGGCTCACAAGTGCTCTGTATCACCCATTTGGCTCAAGTGGCCGCCATGGCAGATCAGCACTTGTACATCACGAAGACGGAGACGGATGATCGCACGAAGACGAACGTCTCCACGCTTGGTCATGCCGAACGAGTCGATGAGCTCGGGCGCATGATCGCCGGGGCGCAGATGACGGATTTGACGAAACAACATGTGGAGGAACTGCTCACTATGTCTCTCCAATTAAAACGGAAGTTTATCGAAGGGGTGTCTTAATTGATCACATTATGCATCGCGGACGACAATCGAGAAATCGTCGACTTGTTGACCCGACAACTCGAGTCCGAGGACGACTTAAAAGTCGTCGGGACCGCCTACGACGGCGAGGCATGCTTAGACGTCGTCAAGACACACCAGCCGGACGTGCTGCTGCTCGACATCATCATGCCGCACCTGGACGGCATCGGCGTCCTCGAACGGTTACAGACGGAATTGGCTCATGCCAAACCGGAAGTGATCATGCTCAGTGCGTTCGGGAAAGATGAAGTGACGAAACAGGCAGTTCAACTCGGCGCTTCTTACTTTTTAGTCAAGCCGTTCAACATTCAACAATTGATCACGAAAATCCGCGAACTCGCCGCTGGTTCGAGCCGAGAATTCGAGGCGATGTCGCCGGAAGAACTCGATATCTCGCTGTTGTTGCAACAACTCGGGATTTCACCGCGCATCAAAGGATTCAAATATATTCGTCAAGCCGTCGTCTACGTCCGGGAGCGCCAAGAGCTGCTCGGATTGATCACGAAGGAACTGTATCCGATGATCGCGAAAGAGCATGAGACGACGTCGTCCCGTGTCGAGCGGGCGATGCGCCATGCCATCAAGACGGCATGGGAGAACGGGATGCGCGACCATGAGATGTTCGATGGCCGGCCTGAGCGCGAGCGCAGTCCGAAAAACTCTGAATTCATTTCATATTTCGTCACGTATCAATCGTTTAAACAGAAATGACCGATCAGGGGGTTCTCCTCCTGATTTTCTTTAATATTGTGAAAGAAAGCGCTTGCAAAATTGCCGGAACTTGTTATAATAAAGGTGTACCAAGTTACTTGGACGAGCGTCAGATGAACGCTTTCTAACGTGTTCCGGAACAGGTTAGAGCAAGAAATCATCTCGGACCGCTATCCGTCAATAGCTCAGAGGTGGGAACGACATCTCAAATCGTCATCGTCCCGACGAGAGGTCGCGACGTACGCTCATTCGCGAGGCGATTCCGGCATCGGTTCGAAGCTAGGGACCGTGTTTGGGGAAAACGAATCGTTCAGTTCACCAAAAGGAGTGTTGTCAACCGTTGAACAGTTTATGGCAAGCGTTCGACTTCACGATGGATGGTTCGACATGACCCGATGACTATTTGTTAGTAACTCGAATGGGTACGTTTCCGTTCACGCAAGACGGCAGTTACTAATTTCTTTCAAACTTCTTCATTAAGAAGACCATTGGACCTCATGTCACAAGATTGTAGCAAGTAGGAGAGGAGATCATCCGTAGTGATCACAATTCAATACGAATAAAAAGGTTCCGCACTTGAAATGAAGTCAAGTTAGGGAACCTTTTTTGTGTTCAAGAATCTATTCGCGGGACTTTGCCTGTTTTCTTGTCACGATTGAAGATATAACCTGCCACAAAACCAATCCCGCCCATCGCGATCAACAGCCCGAACGTTCCTTGGAGCATCGAGGCGGCTGCCACCGACTCGATCCAAGAGAATGGGACGCTCGTTTTGAGGAAGAAACTGTCGCGAAGCAACTTGATGCCATAGACACCAAGTAGGCCAGGGATGATTAAGATCAGCAGTGCGATGATACGCATAGGATCTCCTCCTTAACACTCATTATTTTAACAGAAAATACATAGCTCGACACGGCCTTTTTTGTGAGGTTGCGAAATCAGTTCAGGTTCAGTAGCATGGATGCAGAACGGTAAAATGGGGGATATTAGAATGAATAAACGATTGATGATTGTCGGTGCGGGGAAAGGCGGGACCGAGGTGTTGAAGATGTTGCTCGACTCGCCGCTCGTCACCGTCGTCGCCGTCATCGACCCGGAAGCGATGGCCGAAGGCGTGCAGCTCGCGCGCAACCACGGGATTATGACGGCGGGGGATTGGCGGGTATGTGCTGCAACACGTCTCGATTTCGTGATCGAGACGACCGGACGCTCTGAGACGTTTGATGAGTTGAAAGAACATTTTGCGGACGCGGTCGTCTTGCCCGGGGAGTTCATCCGTATCGTCGTCGAACGGCTGAAGCAAAACCAACAGATGCTCGAGGCGATCATCGACTGTACGAGCGAGGCGATCTCGGTCGCCGACCACAACGGGAATACGATTTTAATCAACCCGTCCTATACGCGACTGACGGGATTCAAGAAAGAAGACGTCGTCGATAAGCCGGCGACGGCCGACATCGGCATGCAGGAGAGCGTTCACTTGAAAGTGCTGTCGACCGGGCAAGGAGTCCGCGATATCCGGATGCAAATCGGGGCGACGCGGCGCGACATTCTCGTCAATGCCGAACCGATTATCGTCGAAGGGAAACTGCGCGGGTCGGTCGGTGTGATCCGGGACGTGTCTCAAATCCGGGCGCTCCGTGACGAGCTGCAAGAAGCGAAGACGCGTATCCGCAACCTTGAGGCGAAATACCAGTTTGCCGACATCATCGCGTCGAGCGACGCGATGCGCTTCGTCATCGAACAGGCCCGCCTCGCCGCGGTCACGCCGGTCACCGTCCTCATTCGCGGGGAGTCGGGAACAGGTAAGGAGTTGTTCGCCCATGCGATCCACGGAGAGTCTCCGCGGAAATATAAAAAGTTCGTCCGCGTCAATTGCGCGGCCATCTCCCCGACGCTCCTCGAGAGTGAGTTGTTCGGTTATGAGGACGGTGCCTTCAGTGGGGCGAAACGTGGTGGGAAGGTCGGCTATTTCGAAGAGGCCGATGGCGGCTCACTCTTCTTAGACGAAATTGGCGAACTGCCGGTCGACGTCCAAGTCAAACTCCTCCGTGTCCTGCAGGAACATGAGATCGTCCGGGTCGGGGGCACGAATGCGATTCCGGTCGACGTCCGCATCATCGCGGCGACGAACGCCGACCTCGAACAGAAAGTGGCGGACGGCACGTTCCGTGAAGACTTGTACTATCGGATCAATCGGATGCCGATTCATATCCCGCCGCTCCGGGACCGGCTTGAAGAAGTCGAGCCGCTCTGTGAGCGCATCGTCCGTAAATTGAATCAAGAGTACGGCCGCAGTGTGCGCGGTGTGAACCGTGAGGCGACCGAACTGCTGAAGAGCCAATACTGGAAAGGCAACGTCCGTGAACTCGAGAACGTGCTCGGCCGGGCGATGATCTATATGGCGAGCAGCGAACAGTGGATCGCCCCGCACCATCTTCAACTCTCAGCCCGTGTCCCGTCGACACGACCGACCGACGCGCTTTCCTTGCAAGACGCCGTCGCACGTTACGAACGAGATTTGATTGAACGGGCGATCGAGGAAGCGGACGGCAACAAGTCGGAAGCGGCTCGTCGATTACACATCTCGATCCGAACGCTGTATAATAAACTTGAACGTCTGCAATAAATTACCTGCACTTTTTTTCATACCATGCAATAATGTGCGTAATGTGCAACTGATTAAAGCGCTTTCAAAAATGGAAACAATCTTGCATGATAGTAAGTGAAGACAGGCAAGGGGGGACACGCATGAATTTTGAACGGATGCTCGAACAAGCGAAACAACTGAACGGGCGCACCGTCTCGATCGCCGGGGCGGCCGACGTAGAAGTCATCCGCGCCGTCAAGCTCGCGACCGATCACGGATTGTCTCGGTTCAAACTGATCGGGGAGGCCCGAGAGATTAAACGATTGTGTGATGATCACGGCATCGACGAGGACGCGGTCGACATCATCCACGTCAAAGGCGACAAAGAGATTGCCAAACGGGCCACACTCGCCGTCAAAACGGGGGAAGCCGATGTGCTCATGAAAGGAATGGTCGCGACGTCGACGTTCATGAAAGCCGTGCTCAGCCGGGAGACGGGGCTGAGGACGAACCGGACGCTCAGCCATATCGCCCTGTTCCAAATCCCGAATCGGGACCGGCTGATCGGGGTGACCGACGCGGCGATCCATATCGCGCCGACACTCGATGAAAAAGTCGACATCATTCATAACGCCGTGGCGGCGATGCATGACATCGGTTACGCGTCGCCGAAAGTGGCCGCCATCGCGGCGGTCGAAGTCGTCAATCCGCAGATGACGGCGACACTGGACGCCGCACTGCTCAGTCAGATGAACCGGCGCGGACAAATCAAAGGTTGTATCGTCGACGGGCCGCTCGCGCTCGATAACGCCGTCGACATGGTCGCGGCCAAACAGAAAGGCATCGCCAGCGACGTCGCCGGACAAGCCGACCTATTGCTCGTCCCATACATAGAGGTCGGCAACGTCCTTTATAAGTCGATGATGTACTTTGCCGGAGCAAGTGTGGCGGCCATCGTCGTCGGCGCGGCCGCCCCGGTCGTCTTGACGAGTCGGGCCGATACGGCCGAGGCCAAGCTGTACTCACTCGCGTTCGCATTACTGCACGCCAAAAAATAAACTACGCATATGGAGGAATCATCAATGATGGAAACTAACATGGAACCACGCTTTCGTATTTTCGACGTCTTACATGCTGAAGACTATGAGCAAATCGTCTTCTGTCAAGATCAGGCATCGGGATTGAAGGCGATTATCGCGATTCATGATACGACGCTCGGACCGGCTCTCGGGGGGCTGCGGATGTGGAACTACGCTTCAGAAGAAGAGGCGCTCACGGACGTTCTCCGTCTCGCCAAAGGGATGACGTATAAGAACGCGGCGGCGGGACTCAACCTTGGTGGCGGGAAGGCCGTCATCATCGGCAATGCGAAGACGGACAAATCAGAGGCGTTGTTCCGTGCATTCGGTCGTTACGTGCAATCGCTCAGCGGGCGCTACATCACGGCCGAGGACGTCAATACGTCGGTCGCCGATATGGACTTCATCCACATGGAAACGGATTACGTGACCGGTGTCAGCCCGGCGTTCGGGTCGAGCGGCAACCCATCACCGGTGACGGCGTATGGCGTGTATCGCGGCATGAAGGCGGCAGCGAAATGGAAGTTCGGTTCGGATTCGCTCGCCGGCAAGACGGTCGCCGTCCAAGGGGTCGGGAACGTCGCCTATAACTTGTGCCGCCACTTACATGAAGAAGGGGCACACTTGGTCGTCACCGACATCAACGAAGAGGCGCTCAAACGGGCCGAGACGGACTTCGGCGCGACGGTCGTCAAGCCGGACGAGATTTATGCGGTCGATTGTGACATCTTCGCCCCGTGTGCGCTCGGTGCGGTCATCAATGATAAGACGATTCCGATGCTCAAAGCCCAAATCGTCGCCGGAGCGGCGAACAACCAGCTCGCTGAGGATCGTCACGGGGACGTGCTCGAGGAGCGCGGTATCCTTTACGCCCCAGACTTCG
This sequence is a window from Exiguobacterium mexicanum. Protein-coding genes within it:
- the ahrC gene encoding transcriptional regulator AhrC/ArgR, encoding MNKGQRLIKIREIVTNREIETQDELVDELHRSGYPVTQATVSRDIKELHLVKVPLNDGRYKYSLPADQRFNPYGKMKRILGDSFVSVDSAQNLVVMKVLPGNADAIGVLIDHLSWDELIGTVCGDDTILMIARDEDQAKRIIERLLGML
- the recN gene encoding DNA repair protein RecN; translated protein: MLAELSIKQFAIIDELNITFKRGMTVLTGETGAGKSILLDAIGLLVGGRGSSEFVRYGQDKAEIEGLFIVEPDHPILEAATQYGIEIEEGTVILRRDLHSSGKSVCRVNGKMMPLSTLRELGRLLVDIHGQHEHQHLMDAEYHLGILDSFAESELAPLLERYREAYVDWKNVADELKRLSQSEQELAQRMDLLAFQTNEIEAAELKVGEEQALTEERNELANFERIHQHVRLSYEAVADEAKGLDQIGIAMREMEEASALSTSLAPMAETISNAYFLLEDAKFQLRDQLDSLEFDPIRLDEIETRLALFQQLKRKYGATIDEVITYGEKIADELKSMTNREEHLQELSDRLAQLEQKVRTSGLTLSAARKQAATELEKAIQRELKELYMEKTQFEVRFKEGLFKADGLDQVEFYMMTNVGEPFKPLAKVASGGELSRVMLALKSIFSRTVGVASIIFDEVDTGVSGRVAQAMGEKIFRLSVGSQVLCITHLAQVAAMADQHLYITKTETDDRTKTNVSTLGHAERVDELGRMIAGAQMTDLTKQHVEELLTMSLQLKRKFIEGVS
- the spo0A gene encoding sporulation transcription factor Spo0A, yielding MITLCIADDNREIVDLLTRQLESEDDLKVVGTAYDGEACLDVVKTHQPDVLLLDIIMPHLDGIGVLERLQTELAHAKPEVIMLSAFGKDEVTKQAVQLGASYFLVKPFNIQQLITKIRELAAGSSREFEAMSPEELDISLLLQQLGISPRIKGFKYIRQAVVYVRERQELLGLITKELYPMIAKEHETTSSRVERAMRHAIKTAWENGMRDHEMFDGRPERERSPKNSEFISYFVTYQSFKQK
- a CDS encoding DUF2627 family protein; protein product: MRIIALLILIIPGLLGVYGIKLLRDSFFLKTSVPFSWIESVAAASMLQGTFGLLIAMGGIGFVAGYIFNRDKKTGKVPRIDS
- a CDS encoding sigma 54-interacting transcriptional regulator; this translates as MNKRLMIVGAGKGGTEVLKMLLDSPLVTVVAVIDPEAMAEGVQLARNHGIMTAGDWRVCAATRLDFVIETTGRSETFDELKEHFADAVVLPGEFIRIVVERLKQNQQMLEAIIDCTSEAISVADHNGNTILINPSYTRLTGFKKEDVVDKPATADIGMQESVHLKVLSTGQGVRDIRMQIGATRRDILVNAEPIIVEGKLRGSVGVIRDVSQIRALRDELQEAKTRIRNLEAKYQFADIIASSDAMRFVIEQARLAAVTPVTVLIRGESGTGKELFAHAIHGESPRKYKKFVRVNCAAISPTLLESELFGYEDGAFSGAKRGGKVGYFEEADGGSLFLDEIGELPVDVQVKLLRVLQEHEIVRVGGTNAIPVDVRIIAATNADLEQKVADGTFREDLYYRINRMPIHIPPLRDRLEEVEPLCERIVRKLNQEYGRSVRGVNREATELLKSQYWKGNVRELENVLGRAMIYMASSEQWIAPHHLQLSARVPSTRPTDALSLQDAVARYERDLIERAIEEADGNKSEAARRLHISIRTLYNKLERLQ
- the yqiS gene encoding phosphate butyryltransferase — protein: MNFERMLEQAKQLNGRTVSIAGAADVEVIRAVKLATDHGLSRFKLIGEAREIKRLCDDHGIDEDAVDIIHVKGDKEIAKRATLAVKTGEADVLMKGMVATSTFMKAVLSRETGLRTNRTLSHIALFQIPNRDRLIGVTDAAIHIAPTLDEKVDIIHNAVAAMHDIGYASPKVAAIAAVEVVNPQMTATLDAALLSQMNRRGQIKGCIVDGPLALDNAVDMVAAKQKGIASDVAGQADLLLVPYIEVGNVLYKSMMYFAGASVAAIVVGAAAPVVLTSRADTAEAKLYSLAFALLHAKK
- a CDS encoding Glu/Leu/Phe/Val family dehydrogenase: MMETNMEPRFRIFDVLHAEDYEQIVFCQDQASGLKAIIAIHDTTLGPALGGLRMWNYASEEEALTDVLRLAKGMTYKNAAAGLNLGGGKAVIIGNAKTDKSEALFRAFGRYVQSLSGRYITAEDVNTSVADMDFIHMETDYVTGVSPAFGSSGNPSPVTAYGVYRGMKAAAKWKFGSDSLAGKTVAVQGVGNVAYNLCRHLHEEGAHLVVTDINEEALKRAETDFGATVVKPDEIYAVDCDIFAPCALGAVINDKTIPMLKAQIVAGAANNQLAEDRHGDVLEERGILYAPDFVINAGGVINVADELEGYNRERAMKKVELIYDNMQRVFEIAERDGVPTHVAAEKMAEERIQMMARSRSQFLKVEKSLLGGR